The nucleotide sequence ATTCCAATGTCTTAATCCTGGTCAGTGCGGCCTGCCATTCCGATCTGGCCAGTTGTGCCTCCGCCGACTGAACTCTGGTGTTCAGCTCCATAAACAGGTTCTTCCGCTCTTCCTGATTTTCTGGAAGTTCATATCCTTCCCGGATTAGGTCTTCCTCCCTGAACCCGATCTTTTTAATGCGGAGACTGTATTCGGCTTGTTTCAAAGCGGTTTCTTTTTCACCTGAGCTCAGTTCGATGGACAGGAGTTCTTCCTGTGTGATGCCACCAGCCTCAAAAAGCAGCTTCTTGTTGTCCAGAATGGAGAAGATTCGGACAACATCATCCCGCTTCTGCTCCAGATCCAGTTCGGCATTCTTAATCGTATGAAATTGAGCCTCCATGTTTCTCCGGCTCTCATCCAGCCTCTGTTCCGCCAGGTTCAGGGCTGCTTTTTTTGTTTCAATGCCTGCTTTTGTTTCTTCCATCTGGAGTTCAAGTTTCCTCGTATCCAGCCGTGCCAGAACCTCTCCTTTTTGAACATCATCTCCTTCTTCAAAATAAAGGTCCTGAATGGTTTCTGTGGACTTTGGAACTACATCTGCCTTGTTGATATAGCTGATGGTTCCATAGGTAGATATCTCATTCCGGGAAAGCTCTTTACTACAGATGTACTCTTCCACAATAGGAGGAAGAACGGACGGAACAGATTCCTTCACCTTCTCTCTGCCGCAGGAGCCTGTCAAAAGAATAACAAACACCGTGGAAAGCAGACTTATTACTCTTATTCTGAGTACCATATTAAAGATCCCCCCTGTCTGTTGCTGGTGATGCCGCAAATCTTTTCCAGTTCCTTTTCTAAGCTGTATAGAGCCACAATGTTTTCAATCAGCTCGGTCTGATGATTGGATAAACGGATTTCAGACTTCACATAGTCCAGTCTCGTGAGTTCTCCGATCTTCATCCTGGCCTCTTCGATGATCAGTTTCTCCGATTCCAGACTGATTTTATCTCGGTTGATCTCCAGTCTCTGAAGGTTTAATTGGATGGATTGAGACAGGGAACCCACCTGAAAGGCAATGGACCGCCTCAGTTCTTCTCTCTGAAGCTGAGTCTTGTAAAGACTGGATCTTGCTGTGATGGGATCGATGAGGCCTTCCAGGTTTTCTGCTATATTCACTTCAGAATGGGCCGAGGCGTTATGCTCCAGGGGATTTGATTTTCCTGCCTGAAGACTGACGCTGCCTGGTAATAGAGGGGTTTGAAAAGTAAAAATAATACCCAGAGAGAAGGAGGGTTCATCCAAAGGGAAATCCATGGCTGATACCGAATAATCTGCTGTCCC is from Oceanispirochaeta sp. and encodes:
- a CDS encoding efflux RND transporter periplasmic adaptor subunit, translated to MVLRIRVISLLSTVFVILLTGSCGREKVKESVPSVLPPIVEEYICSKELSRNEISTYGTISYINKADVVPKSTETIQDLYFEEGDDVQKGEVLARLDTRKLELQMEETKAGIETKKAALNLAEQRLDESRRNMEAQFHTIKNAELDLEQKRDDVVRIFSILDNKKLLFEAGGITQEELLSIELSSGEKETALKQAEYSLRIKKIGFREEDLIREGYELPENQEERKNLFMELNTRVQSAEAQLARSEWQAALTRIKTLELYMEECRIKAPISGIIARKYMDIGERAQENQPLYMIYPVDQVYALLQLSEKDLLNVKTGQEVLVLSDSDGSEHRGQIHMISPWIQKESRSGEVKVLIGNDEGVFKIGQFVRLRIELKNPIEQIMIPAESITGAEDPGVFIIRQNYLFLKKITIEEEKGRRFPVLEGLKEGDRIVRLPSELLRDGMEVRVR